AGCAACCCTGTTCGCTCTATGGGATGTCATTAGACTCACCCCCAACTGCCTTTTGTTTTCTCCGGTTTTAGAGTTCTCTTTGAACCTGTTCCATTACAAACGGCTCAATTATATCCCCTTCGTTAATATCATTGAACTTGACAATCGTCAGGCCGCATTCGTAGCCTTCAGCAACTTCTTTGGCATCATCTTTGAATCTCTTCAGAGAATCAAGCTGTCCCTCAAATAATACTATGCCGCCTCTGATTACCCTGACTGTGGCATTTTTGGAAATTTTGCCCTCCAGGACGTAACAGCCCGCAATAGTCCCGACCTTAGAGACCTTAAATGTCTGCCTGACCTCAACCCTGCCGATAACTACCTCTTTAAACTCAGGGTCAAGCATACCAACCATAGCCGCCTTAATATCTTCAATGGCGTCATAGATAACCCGGTATGTCCTTAAGTCTACTTTTTCCTTTTCAGCAGCCTTCCTGGCATTCACATCCGGTCTCACATTAAAGCCCAGGATAATCGCATTTGATGCGGAAGCCAACATTACATCGGTCTCAGTAATCCCGCCAACGCCCCCGTGAATAGGATTGACCCTGACCTCATCATTGGAGAGTTTTTCCAATGCCTGTCTCAGTGCCTCAATGGAACCCTGGACATCAGCTTTGATAATAATGTTCAGGTCCTTGACCTGACCCTCTTTAATCTGCTTAAAGAGGTCATCCAGGGATACCTTGGAAGTAACCTTCTGCTCCTCTTCGCGTCTTATATCGATCCGCTTATTGGCAATTTCCTTAGCTGTCTTGTCATCCTTGACAACATGAAATGAATCTCCTGCCAGCGGGACATCTGATAACCCAAGCACTTCAACAGGAGTGGACGGTCCGGCTTTTTTTATCCGGCGGCCCTTATCATCAACCATTGCTCGTACTTTACCATGGGCCTGACCGGCAACAATCGAGTCACCGATTTCCATGGTTCCTGTCTGGACTAAAATGGTGGCAACAGGTCCTCTGCCCTTGTCCAGTTCAGCTTCGATTACGGTACCTTTAGCGGGTCTCTTGGGATTGGCTTTGAATTCCTGAACCTCTGCCACCAGCAGGATCATTTCCAGCAGGTCCGCCAAACCCTCCTGAGTTTTAGCAGATACAGGAACAGTAATGGTATCACCGCCCCATTCCTCAGTAACCAGACCATACTCGGTAAGTTCCTGTTTAACTTTATCAGGATTTGCACCCGGTTTATCCATCTTATTTATAGCAATGATTATAGGTACCTCTGCCGCTTTTGAATGGTTAATAGCTTCAACCGTCTGTGGCATAACACCATCATCAGCAGCAACAACAATAATCGCTATATCGGTAGCCTGGGCCCCCCTTGCCCTCATAGCAGTAAAGGCCTCGTGACCAGGTGTATCCAGAAAAGTTATTTTTTTACTATTATGAACCACCTGATAAGCCCCGATATGCTGTGTTATCCCTCCCGCCTCACTGGCGGTTACGTTCGCTTCCCTTATGGCATCAAGCAAAGATGTCTTCCCATGGTCAACGTGTCCCATTACGGTGACTACACAGGGACGTAATACCAGGTCTTCCGGATCATCCTCTATTTGGTCAATGGTTTCCAGGATGTTCTCTTCAATCTTCACTTCAAGTTCACGTCCGTATTCACCGGCAATAATAGCAGCAGTATCAGAGTCGACTTCCTGATTAATTGTTGCCATTACACCTAACGAAATAAGCTTTTTAATCAGGTCAGTTGCAGGTTTAGCCAGTTTCATGGCAAGCTCTTTAACTGAAACAGATTCCCCAATAACTACTGGTTTAAGGTTTTTAACTTCAACTTTAGGAGCAGCATCCGACCTGTTTTTCCTGAAATTATTTCTGTTATCTCCCGGTCTCCTCCCGCCAGGTCTTTGCCCCGGTCTCCTATCACCCGGCCGGGAACCC
This DNA window, taken from Phosphitispora fastidiosa, encodes the following:
- the infB gene encoding translation initiation factor IF-2 gives rise to the protein GTRPDGRPQGARPEGRPQGARPESRPQGARPGSRPQGTRPDGRPQGARPEGRPQGARPESRPQGARPESRPQGARPESRPQGARPDGRPQGARPENRPQGSRPGDRRPGQRPGGRRPGDNRNNFRKNRSDAAPKVEVKNLKPVVIGESVSVKELAMKLAKPATDLIKKLISLGVMATINQEVDSDTAAIIAGEYGRELEVKIEENILETIDQIEDDPEDLVLRPCVVTVMGHVDHGKTSLLDAIREANVTASEAGGITQHIGAYQVVHNSKKITFLDTPGHEAFTAMRARGAQATDIAIIVVAADDGVMPQTVEAINHSKAAEVPIIIAINKMDKPGANPDKVKQELTEYGLVTEEWGGDTITVPVSAKTQEGLADLLEMILLVAEVQEFKANPKRPAKGTVIEAELDKGRGPVATILVQTGTMEIGDSIVAGQAHGKVRAMVDDKGRRIKKAGPSTPVEVLGLSDVPLAGDSFHVVKDDKTAKEIANKRIDIRREEEQKVTSKVSLDDLFKQIKEGQVKDLNIIIKADVQGSIEALRQALEKLSNDEVRVNPIHGGVGGITETDVMLASASNAIILGFNVRPDVNARKAAEKEKVDLRTYRVIYDAIEDIKAAMVGMLDPEFKEVVIGRVEVRQTFKVSKVGTIAGCYVLEGKISKNATVRVIRGGIVLFEGQLDSLKRFKDDAKEVAEGYECGLTIVKFNDINEGDIIEPFVMEQVQREL